A single region of the Salvia splendens isolate huo1 chromosome 18, SspV2, whole genome shotgun sequence genome encodes:
- the LOC121777175 gene encoding protein SMAX1-LIKE 6-like isoform X1 → MPTTVAAARQCLTQESTAVLDEAVAVARRRGHAQTTSLHMVSSLLSLPNSSLREACGRTRSNAYSTRVQFKALELSLSVSLDRLPSAQAGKGEERELEPPVSNSLMAAIKRSQANQRRQPENFSFYQQQQQQYSSFSSVPVVKVELRNLIVSILDDPLVSRVFGEAGFRSCDIKLATLRPGIGGFHSSQVYGCTSRYKRPGAPVFLCNLNGEGDLGNLNGGRGFSFPFMGCFAGDDSCRRIGEVMLRDRKRCPLLLGISAGDALAGFLETVRSGGDGALPEGMSALRVERVKDEISRYLSCDCDEEVLGLRLKEVERAAEGGGSGGVVVDFGDLGNLVGEGVGEERLKFVVGNLGKMVVGGGRIGKVWLIGMAATYEVYFKILNRFPSIEEDWELGVLPITSFKFAIGGSYPRSSLMESFVPLGGFFSMPPETKSPLSNGCQHVARCQLCNDKYEQEVAALSNSASPPSENHQSSGSIKGTDDRVLLNAKIEGLQKKWDAICQQHHMGRGHAHQSSNQVPRVLGFQVRRGNEGSDNESSNSQGNKNQESSTPSTHLQKSSSFKELTSKSGEIPPKFKSPNLDPSTASADDDRTSPSSVTSVTTDLGLAIADAFTPTISNYQSDIVKDPKLLYTALLERVSHQEEAVRSIVEALTRGTGRGNVWINMRGADGLSKKKLGLAMAEVMYRSRESLIYVDLGFQEEMSQVDALFNAQISNKYELTMRGTVVDYLVEKLSKKPVVVFLDNVDKADPVVQNTLLQAAKTGRFTDWCGREVSVSNCVFLGATRVLSEGNTFEDEEDVASVRGSAMQIVVRFDLSDDPTANKRKLVGQERSSIITSNSSCSHETGERAHKALKSYLDLNLPAEGSEICNTMGSESESSSDNSNSWLEELDREVDETVVFKRFDFSTLEKKVYESMAGCLRDVVGCECAVEIEGKAMRQIVGAAYLYGGKIVEDWIGSVVREGFVGAMGKYSLSSRSIVRVDIVGEEQRQGLLPARVAVK, encoded by the exons ATGCCGACGAccgtcgccgccgcccgccAATGCCTCACGCAGGAATCGACGGCCGTCCTCGACGAGGCCGTGGCCGTCGCGCGCCGCCGCGGCCACGCTCAGACGACCTCTCTCCACATGGTCTCCTCGCTCCTGTCGCTCCCGAATTCGTCTCTTCGTGAAGCCTGTGGAAGGACTCGGAGCAATGCTTACTCTACGAGAGTTCAATTCAAGGCGCTTGAGCTTTCATTGAGCGTGTCGCTGGATCGATTGCCGTCGGCGCAGGCGGGGAAGGGCGAGGAGCGGGAGCTGGAGCCGCCGGTTTCGAACTCGCTCATGGCGGCGATCAAGCGATCGCAGGCGAATCAGCGGCGGCAGCCGGAGAATTTCAGCTTCtaccagcagcagcagcagcagtacTCGTCGTTCTCGTCGGTTCCGGTGGTGAAGGTGGAGCTGCGGAATCTCATCGTTTCGATTCTAGACGATCCGCTTGTGAGCAGAGTGTTTGGGGAGGCGGGGTTCAGGAGCTGCGACATCAAATTGGCGACGCTGAGGCCGGGGATTGGGGGTTTCCACTCGTCGCAGGTGTATGGTTGTACCTCGAGGTACAAGCGGCCGGGTGCGCCTGTGTTTTTGTGCAATTTGAATGGTGAGGGCGATTTGGGGAATTTGAATGGGGGGAGGGGTTTTAGCTTTCCGTTTATGGGGTGTTTCGCGGGAGACGACAGCTGTAGGAGGATAGGTGAGGTTATGCTGAGAGACAGGAAGAGATGCCCGCTTTTGTTGGGGATTTCTGCAGGAGATGCTCTGGCAGGTTTTTTGGAAACCGTGCGAAGCGGCGGCGACGGCGCGTTGCCGGAGGGGATGAGTGCGCTGCGCGTGGAGCGCGTGAAGGATGAGATTTCGAGGTATTTGAGCTGCGATTGCGATGAGGAGGTGTTGGGGTTGAGGCTGAAGGAAGTGGAGAGGGCGGCGGAGGGCGGAGGGAGCGGTGGCGTGGTGGTGGATTTCGGGGATTTGGGGAATTTGGTGGGGGAGGGCGTTGGTGAGGAGAGGTTGAAGTTTGTGGTGGGGAATTTGGGGAAAATGGTGGTTGGTGGTGGGAGGATTGGGAAGGTGTGGTTGATTGGAATGGCGGCGACGTATGAGGTgtatttcaagattttgaacAGGTTTCCCTCCATTGAAGAGGATTGGGAGCTCGGTGTTTTGCCTATTACTTCCTTCAAGTTCGCCATTGGAGGCTCCTACCCTAGGTCCAG TTTGATGGAGTCTTTTGTTCCGTTGGGCGGGTTCTTCTCAATGCCTCCAGAGACAAAGAGCCCCCTGAGCAACGGGTGCCAACATGTGGCCCGTTGCCAGCTATGCAACGATAAGTACGAACAAGAAGTGGCCGCATTATCAAACAGTGCCTCTCCACCTTCTGAGAACCATCAATCTAGTGGTTCCATAAAG GGCACAGATGATAGAGTGTTACTGAACGCCAAAATCGAGGGGCTGCAGAAGAAATGGGATGCCATATGCCAGCAACACCACATGGGACGAGGTCACGCTCACCAGTCGAGCAATCAAGTCCCGCGTGTTCTCGGATTCCAAGTTAGGAGAGGGAATGAAGGTAGCGACAACGAGTCATCAAACAGCCAAggaaacaagaatcaagaatccTCAACTCCGTCCACTCACCTACAAAAGAGCTCCTCTTTCAAAGAACTCACCTCAAAATCTGGTGAAATACCTCCTAAGTTCAAATCTCCAAATCTTGATCCTTCAACCGCCAGCGCAGACGATGATCGTACCTCTCCATCTTCAGTTACTTCAGTCACTACTGATCTAGGGTTGGCCATAGCGGATGCATTCACCCCCACCATCTCAAACTATCAATCTGATATAGTGAAAGATCCCAAGCTTCTCTACACAGCTCTCCTTGAAAGAGTTAGTCATCAAGAAGAGGCAGTTAGATCCATAGTTGAAGCTCTAACCCGAGGAACCGGTCGTGGGAATGTCTGGATCAATATGAGGGGAGCTGATGGATTGAGTAAGAAGAAGCTGGGGCTGGCGATGGCGGAGGTAATGTATAGAAGTAGAGAAAGCCTTATCTATGTGGACTTAGGTTTCCAAGAAGAGATGAgtcaagtagatgctttattcaaTGCCCAAATCAGTAACAAATATGAGCTAACAATGAGAGGTACTGTCGTGGATTACTTGGTCGAGAAGCTGAGCAAGAAGCCGGTTGTTGTCTTCCTCGACAATGTCGACAAAGCTGATCCCGTGGTCCAGAATACCTTGCTGCAGGCTGCCAAGACTGGCCGGTTCACAGACTGGTGCGGGCGAGAAGTGAGCGTCAGCAACTGCGTATTTCTCGGAGCCACGAGGGTTCTATCAGAAGGAAACACGTTCGAAGACGAGGAAGATGTGGCCAGCGTGAGGGGAAGTGCGATGCAGATAGTGGTGAGATTCGATCTGAGCGATGATCCCACCGCGAATAAAAGGAAGTTGGTCGGGCAAGAAAGGAGTAGCATCATCACCAGTAACAGCAGCTGCAGCCATGAAACGGGGGAACGTGCACACAAGGCGTTGAAGTCCTATCTAGACTTGAACCTCCCAGCCGAAGGGAGTGAGATATGCAACACGATGGGATCGGAGTCCGAATCCAGCTCTGACAACTCAAACTCGTGGCTGGAGGAGCTGGACAGGGAAGTGGACGAAACAGTGGTGTTCAAGCGGTTCGATTTCTCCACGCTCGAGAAGAAGGTGTACGAGAGTATGGCGGGGTGCCTGCGAGACGTGGTGGGGTGCGAATGCGCGGTGGAGATAGAGGGGAAGGCGATGCGGCAGATTGTGGGGGCTGCATACTTGTATGGGGGAAAGATAgtggaggattggattgggAGTGTTGTGAGGGAGGGATTTGTGGGAGCCATGGGGAAGTATAGCCTGAGTAGCCGGTCGATCGTTCGAGTCGACATCGTCGGGGAGGAGCAGCGGCAAGGGCTGCTGCCGGCCAGAGTTGCAGTCAAGTAG
- the LOC121777175 gene encoding protein SMAX1-LIKE 8-like isoform X2, translating into MPTTVAAARQCLTQESTAVLDEAVAVARRRGHAQTTSLHMVSSLLSLPNSSLREACGRTRSNAYSTRVQFKALELSLSVSLDRLPSAQAGKGEERELEPPVSNSLMAAIKRSQANQRRQPENFSFYQQQQQQYSSFSSVPVVKVELRNLIVSILDDPLVSRVFGEAGFRSCDIKLATLRPGIGGFHSSQVYGCTSRYKRPGAPVFLCNLNGEGDLGNLNGGRGFSFPFMGCFAGDDSCRRIGEVMLRDRKRCPLLLGISAGDALAGFLETVRSGGDGALPEGMSALRVERVKDEISRYLSCDCDEEVLGLRLKEVERAAEGGGSGGVVVDFGDLGNLVGEGVGEERLKFVVGNLGKMVVGGGRIGKVWLIGMAATYEVYFKILNRFPSIEEDWELGVLPITSFKFAIGGSYPSLMESFVPLGGFFSMPPETKSPLSNGCQHVARCQLCNDKYEQEVAALSNSASPPSENHQSSGSIKGTDDRVLLNAKIEGLQKKWDAICQQHHMGRGHAHQSSNQVPRVLGFQVRRGNEGSDNESSNSQGNKNQESSTPSTHLQKSSSFKELTSKSGEIPPKFKSPNLDPSTASADDDRTSPSSVTSVTTDLGLAIADAFTPTISNYQSDIVKDPKLLYTALLERVSHQEEAVRSIVEALTRGTGRGNVWINMRGADGLSKKKLGLAMAEVMYRSRESLIYVDLGFQEEMSQVDALFNAQISNKYELTMRGTVVDYLVEKLSKKPVVVFLDNVDKADPVVQNTLLQAAKTGRFTDWCGREVSVSNCVFLGATRVLSEGNTFEDEEDVASVRGSAMQIVVRFDLSDDPTANKRKLVGQERSSIITSNSSCSHETGERAHKALKSYLDLNLPAEGSEICNTMGSESESSSDNSNSWLEELDREVDETVVFKRFDFSTLEKKVYESMAGCLRDVVGCECAVEIEGKAMRQIVGAAYLYGGKIVEDWIGSVVREGFVGAMGKYSLSSRSIVRVDIVGEEQRQGLLPARVAVK; encoded by the exons ATGCCGACGAccgtcgccgccgcccgccAATGCCTCACGCAGGAATCGACGGCCGTCCTCGACGAGGCCGTGGCCGTCGCGCGCCGCCGCGGCCACGCTCAGACGACCTCTCTCCACATGGTCTCCTCGCTCCTGTCGCTCCCGAATTCGTCTCTTCGTGAAGCCTGTGGAAGGACTCGGAGCAATGCTTACTCTACGAGAGTTCAATTCAAGGCGCTTGAGCTTTCATTGAGCGTGTCGCTGGATCGATTGCCGTCGGCGCAGGCGGGGAAGGGCGAGGAGCGGGAGCTGGAGCCGCCGGTTTCGAACTCGCTCATGGCGGCGATCAAGCGATCGCAGGCGAATCAGCGGCGGCAGCCGGAGAATTTCAGCTTCtaccagcagcagcagcagcagtacTCGTCGTTCTCGTCGGTTCCGGTGGTGAAGGTGGAGCTGCGGAATCTCATCGTTTCGATTCTAGACGATCCGCTTGTGAGCAGAGTGTTTGGGGAGGCGGGGTTCAGGAGCTGCGACATCAAATTGGCGACGCTGAGGCCGGGGATTGGGGGTTTCCACTCGTCGCAGGTGTATGGTTGTACCTCGAGGTACAAGCGGCCGGGTGCGCCTGTGTTTTTGTGCAATTTGAATGGTGAGGGCGATTTGGGGAATTTGAATGGGGGGAGGGGTTTTAGCTTTCCGTTTATGGGGTGTTTCGCGGGAGACGACAGCTGTAGGAGGATAGGTGAGGTTATGCTGAGAGACAGGAAGAGATGCCCGCTTTTGTTGGGGATTTCTGCAGGAGATGCTCTGGCAGGTTTTTTGGAAACCGTGCGAAGCGGCGGCGACGGCGCGTTGCCGGAGGGGATGAGTGCGCTGCGCGTGGAGCGCGTGAAGGATGAGATTTCGAGGTATTTGAGCTGCGATTGCGATGAGGAGGTGTTGGGGTTGAGGCTGAAGGAAGTGGAGAGGGCGGCGGAGGGCGGAGGGAGCGGTGGCGTGGTGGTGGATTTCGGGGATTTGGGGAATTTGGTGGGGGAGGGCGTTGGTGAGGAGAGGTTGAAGTTTGTGGTGGGGAATTTGGGGAAAATGGTGGTTGGTGGTGGGAGGATTGGGAAGGTGTGGTTGATTGGAATGGCGGCGACGTATGAGGTgtatttcaagattttgaacAGGTTTCCCTCCATTGAAGAGGATTGGGAGCTCGGTGTTTTGCCTATTACTTCCTTCAAGTTCGCCATTGGAGGCTCCTACCCTAG TTTGATGGAGTCTTTTGTTCCGTTGGGCGGGTTCTTCTCAATGCCTCCAGAGACAAAGAGCCCCCTGAGCAACGGGTGCCAACATGTGGCCCGTTGCCAGCTATGCAACGATAAGTACGAACAAGAAGTGGCCGCATTATCAAACAGTGCCTCTCCACCTTCTGAGAACCATCAATCTAGTGGTTCCATAAAG GGCACAGATGATAGAGTGTTACTGAACGCCAAAATCGAGGGGCTGCAGAAGAAATGGGATGCCATATGCCAGCAACACCACATGGGACGAGGTCACGCTCACCAGTCGAGCAATCAAGTCCCGCGTGTTCTCGGATTCCAAGTTAGGAGAGGGAATGAAGGTAGCGACAACGAGTCATCAAACAGCCAAggaaacaagaatcaagaatccTCAACTCCGTCCACTCACCTACAAAAGAGCTCCTCTTTCAAAGAACTCACCTCAAAATCTGGTGAAATACCTCCTAAGTTCAAATCTCCAAATCTTGATCCTTCAACCGCCAGCGCAGACGATGATCGTACCTCTCCATCTTCAGTTACTTCAGTCACTACTGATCTAGGGTTGGCCATAGCGGATGCATTCACCCCCACCATCTCAAACTATCAATCTGATATAGTGAAAGATCCCAAGCTTCTCTACACAGCTCTCCTTGAAAGAGTTAGTCATCAAGAAGAGGCAGTTAGATCCATAGTTGAAGCTCTAACCCGAGGAACCGGTCGTGGGAATGTCTGGATCAATATGAGGGGAGCTGATGGATTGAGTAAGAAGAAGCTGGGGCTGGCGATGGCGGAGGTAATGTATAGAAGTAGAGAAAGCCTTATCTATGTGGACTTAGGTTTCCAAGAAGAGATGAgtcaagtagatgctttattcaaTGCCCAAATCAGTAACAAATATGAGCTAACAATGAGAGGTACTGTCGTGGATTACTTGGTCGAGAAGCTGAGCAAGAAGCCGGTTGTTGTCTTCCTCGACAATGTCGACAAAGCTGATCCCGTGGTCCAGAATACCTTGCTGCAGGCTGCCAAGACTGGCCGGTTCACAGACTGGTGCGGGCGAGAAGTGAGCGTCAGCAACTGCGTATTTCTCGGAGCCACGAGGGTTCTATCAGAAGGAAACACGTTCGAAGACGAGGAAGATGTGGCCAGCGTGAGGGGAAGTGCGATGCAGATAGTGGTGAGATTCGATCTGAGCGATGATCCCACCGCGAATAAAAGGAAGTTGGTCGGGCAAGAAAGGAGTAGCATCATCACCAGTAACAGCAGCTGCAGCCATGAAACGGGGGAACGTGCACACAAGGCGTTGAAGTCCTATCTAGACTTGAACCTCCCAGCCGAAGGGAGTGAGATATGCAACACGATGGGATCGGAGTCCGAATCCAGCTCTGACAACTCAAACTCGTGGCTGGAGGAGCTGGACAGGGAAGTGGACGAAACAGTGGTGTTCAAGCGGTTCGATTTCTCCACGCTCGAGAAGAAGGTGTACGAGAGTATGGCGGGGTGCCTGCGAGACGTGGTGGGGTGCGAATGCGCGGTGGAGATAGAGGGGAAGGCGATGCGGCAGATTGTGGGGGCTGCATACTTGTATGGGGGAAAGATAgtggaggattggattgggAGTGTTGTGAGGGAGGGATTTGTGGGAGCCATGGGGAAGTATAGCCTGAGTAGCCGGTCGATCGTTCGAGTCGACATCGTCGGGGAGGAGCAGCGGCAAGGGCTGCTGCCGGCCAGAGTTGCAGTCAAGTAG